A section of the Malania oleifera isolate guangnan ecotype guangnan chromosome 2, ASM2987363v1, whole genome shotgun sequence genome encodes:
- the LOC131148733 gene encoding receptor-like protein kinase HSL1: MLLLYLFLLSPLPLLTLSLNQEGLYLLRVKDGLDDPDDSLATWNSRDDNPCNWTGVACDPLTLRVDSVNLSNTFVSGPFPSFLCRLPFLSSISLSNNYINSSLTADIAACRTLQYLDLSQNLLVGPIPEALSLIPNLRYLNLSGNNFSGDIPASFGLFRRLETLVLSGNLLNGTIPSFLGEMTSLKQLHLAYNPFAPSRLSPGLDRLTNLQDLWLSGCNLVGEIPPSLGRLKKLKNLDLSTNGLTGSIPSSLTELTGVIQVELYNNSLSGELPTGTSNMTALRRFDASQNLLEGAIPDELCGLPLESLNLYNNHFEGSLPSSITRSPNLNELRLFDNRLSGSLPSELGKNCPLQVLDLSENKFSGEIPASLCSNGTLEELLLIHNSFSGTIPASIGECRSLRRLRLRNNQLSGEVPAKLWGLPHVYLLDLSENSLSGQVSNDITSAANLSLLFISKNRFSGSIPREIGLLSSLVEFYGRDNKFTGEILSTLANLTQLGELDLSNNEFSGGIPAGIKSWKKLNEINLANNRLSGEIPDEIGSLLVLNYLDLSGNYFSGKIPLELQNLKLNLLNLSNNRLSGEIPPLYAKENYRNSFLGNPGLCGAMDGLCPRSSEARNEGYLWVLRLMFALAGVVFVVGIVWFYRKYQKIKETKKGLMMSKWRSFHKLGFSEFEVLDSLSEDNVIGSGASGKVYKAVLSSGEAVAVKKLGGNASKRDNFSAELEKDGFEAEVETLGKIRHKNIVRLWCCCNAVDCKLLVYEYMPNGSLGDLLHSSKGGLLDWPTRYKIVLDAAEGLSYLHHDSVPPIVHRDVKSNNILLDGEFGAKIADFGVAKAVREVGKGAESMSIIAGSCGYIAPEYAYTLRVNEKSDIYSFGVVILEVVTGRRPNDPEFGEKGLVKWVCTTLDQKGVDHALDPKLDPTYKEEICWVLNVGLCCTSSLPINRPSMRKVVKMLQEASADNKPKNAPNKDGKLSPYYEDTSYQGSVV; encoded by the exons ATGCTTCTCCTCTACCTCTTCCTCCtctctcctcttcctcttctcactctctctctcaaccAAGAAGGTCTGTACCTTCTCCGTGTGAAGGACGGACTCGACGACCCAGATGACTCCCTCGCCACTTGGAACTCTCGCGACGATAATCCCTGCAATTGGACTGGCGTCGCTTGCGACCCGCTCACTCTCCGGGTCGACTCTGttaacctctccaacacctttgTCTCCGGTCCTTTCCCCTCCTTCCTCTGCCGCCTCCCttttctctcctccatctctctctcgAACAACTACATTAATTCCTCCCTCACCGCCGACATCGCCGCCTGTCGGACTCTACAGTACCTGGACCTCTCGCAAAACCTCCTGGTGGGTCCGATTCCGGAGGCCCTCTCTCTAATCCCAAATCTCCGGTATCTTAACCTATCCGGAAACAACTTTTCCGGCGACATTCCGGCGAGTTTCGGCCTTTTCCGGCGACTCGAGACGCTGGTCCTCAGCGGTAACCTTCTGAACGGAACTATACCTTCATTTCTCGGTGAAATGACGAGTCTCAAGCAGCTTCATCTCGCTTACAATCCGTTCGCGCCGAGCCGGCTCAGTCCGGGACTCGATAGACTAACTAATCTCCAGGATCTTTGGCTCAGTGGCTGTAACCTTGTGGGCGAAATCCCGCCAAGTCTGGGCCGGCTGAAAAAGCTCAAAAACCTCGACCTGTCGACGAACGGACTGACCGGGTCGATTCCGAGTTCGCTCACTGAGTTAACAGGTGTTATTCAGGTTGAGCTATATAACAACTCGCTTTCCGGCGAGTTACCCACCGGAACGTCGAATATGACAGCTTTGCGTAGATTCGACGCGTCCCAGAACCTTCTCGAAGGGGCGATTCCGGATGAGTTGTGCGGGTTACCCCTTGAGTCATTGAATTTGTATAACAACCATTTCGAAGGGTCTTTACCGTCCAGCATAACTCGGTCACCAAATTTGAACGAACTCAGACTATTCGACAATCGGCTCAGTGGGTCGTTGCCGAGCGAACTGGGCAAGAACTGTCCGTTACAGGTACTTGACCTTTCCGAAAATAAGTTCTCTGGCGAAATTCCGGCGAGCTTGTGCTCAAATGGGACATTAGAAGAGCTTCTATTGATACACAATTCCTTTTCTGGTACTATTCCGGCAAGTATCGGGGAATGCCGGAGCCTGAGGCGGCTGCGGTTACGGAATAACCAGCTTTCCGGCGAGGTTCCCGCAAAGCTATGGGGTCTTCCCCATGTTTATTTGCTCGATCTCTCTGAAAACTCATTATCTGGTCAGGTCTCTAACGATATCACTAGTGCAGCGAACCTCTCGCTTCTTTTTATTTCGAAAAATCGATTTAGCGGCTCGATACCCCGCGAAATTGGGTTGTTGAGCAGTCTTGTTGAATTTTACGGCCGTGATAATAAGTTTACCGGTGAAATTCTGAGTACTTTGGCTAATTTGACACAATTAGGAGAGCTTGATCTTAGTAACAATGAGTTTTCAGGCGGGATTCCGGCAGGAATTaaatcttggaagaagctcaaTGAGATTAATCTGGCGAACAACAGGCTCTCCGGTGAAATACCAGATGAAATTGGGAGCTTACTAGTGCTCAACTATCTAGATCTTTCCGGGAATTACTTTTCTGGGAAGATCCCACTCGAATTGCAGAACTTAAAGCTCAATTTGTTGAATCTGTCTAACAATCGTCTCTCTGGAGAAATTCCTCCTCTGTATGCCAAAGAAAATTACAGGAACAGCTTCTTGGGCAATCCTGGATTGTGCGGGGCAATGGATGGTCTATGTCCTCGCAGTAGTGAGGCTAGGAATGAGGGTTATCTATGGGTACTTAGATTGATGTTTGCGCTTGCTGGGGTAGTCTTTGTTGTTGGGATTGTTTGGTTCTATCGCAAGTACCAGAAAATCAAGGAGACTAAGAAAGGACTAATGATGTCCAAGTGGAGATCGTTTCACAAACTAGGTTTTAGCGAATTTGAAGTCCTAGATTCCCTTAGCGAAGATAATGTGATTGGAAGCGGAGCTTCAGGGAAAGTGTATAAAGCAGTTCTCAGTAGCGGCGAGGCAGTTGCTGTGAAGAAGCTAGGGGGGAACGCTTCAAAGAGGGACAATTTCAGTGCCGAATTGGAGAAAGATGGGTTCGAAGCTGAAGTTGAGACTTTAGGGAAGATCAGGCACAAGAACATTGTGAGATTATGGTGTTGTTGCAACGCTGTGGACTGTAAGCTTCTGGTTTATGAGTATATGCCGAATGGGAGCTTGGGAGATTTGCTGCATAGCAGCAAGGGAGGCCTGTTGGATTGGCCAACTAGGTATAAGATTGTTTTGGATGCAGCGGAGGGGCTTTCTTATCTGCATCATGATTCTGTTCCTCCGATTGTTCATCGTGATGTCAAATCAAACAACATATTGCTGGATGGAGAGTTTGGAGCTAAAATTGCAGATTTTGGAGTAGCAAAAGCTGTTCGTGAGGTTGGCAAGGGGGCAGAATCCATGTCTATAATCGCTGGATCATGTGGTTATATTGCACCAG AATACGCATACACTCTTCGAGTGAATGAGAAGAGCGACATTTACAGCTTCGGGGTAGTGATTCTGGAGGTGGTGACAGGGAGACGCCCCAACGATCCAGAGTTCGGGGAGAAGGGTTTGGTGAAATGGGTGTGCACCACTTTGGACCAGAAAGGGGTGGACCATGCGCTTGACCCAAAACTGGATCCGACTTACAAGGAAGAAATTTGCTGGGTTCTCAATGTGGGTCTCTGCTGCACTAGCTCCCTGCCCATTAACAGGCCTTCCATGCGCAAGGTGGTGAAGATGCTGCAGGAGGCTTCTGCAGACAATAAGCCCAAGAATGCCCCAAACAAGGATGGTAAGCTTTCGCCCTACTATGAAGACACGTCTTACCAAGGGAGCGTAGTTTAA